The Gaiellales bacterium genome has a window encoding:
- a CDS encoding patatin-like protein → MTTDPGDTGALKELRLALVCYGGVSLAVYMHGLAQELHRLVIASTPEKHAPDGTTQAIYRELLDELATQDGVRTRVVIDIISGTSAGGINGVSLARALAQDGELTPVRDLWLEHADITKLLREEYRRLAADVLPTIGDVVPSVAKLRLPGVETKSKNVLEKGRHALRAAFAFRRDVAGAAKAGSVLHGDQLSYLIADGLRGISRDGAGTTLMPPGHQLDLFVTMTDRFGYAQHVPLGNQYVTEMANRHFNTFTRNEERNDFAADAVDMLGFSGRATSSFPGAFEPISMDAFADDVGNAPAPSGRGISWPPTQVEYFYRVYALRLAESMTPPGSDEEKEIRRRTFVDGGVLDNYPFDHAIDEIRRRPAGRQTRRWLLYLEPDPMRRPDDELHVEVEHPSIRTMLSALKAAGSDIPLQEPIRDQVTRLESMNDAARRLQDAIASTPLPSGPADTQTPAYVAYMSWRLETVKEGLTDAICRVRFFPSETNQATAVSVVVDRWVRARYPLSVGRRGGLNPAAVDFLTALDIGRERRRLRFLVDAVIELYPPQGEEASAGAPPRQELDAAKRLLYGGIRELDLTLDAASRDAAIQQRLEELFPDSISRDLLGPADDAQGIGTITPSTRDALVNGPELAEALELVRTRLADGLGGRTFEAHARDVFERLIDMAGGWGNAVIADLTARFEWFDQWDMALYPVRDANGVGEQDIVGIARISPRDARLLAPRGSQSEIRSFYERKLKGTAFGHFGAFLEAGWRQNDYLWGRLDAAERLVRVVVNDPEKEADISRYCKRLFEAIVAEEEGHLPAAADTVRDVRGRIDLM, encoded by the coding sequence ATGACGACTGATCCCGGCGACACCGGCGCGCTAAAGGAGTTGCGCCTTGCGCTCGTCTGCTACGGCGGCGTCAGCCTGGCCGTGTATATGCACGGCCTCGCCCAGGAGCTCCACCGCCTCGTCATCGCCTCGACGCCTGAAAAGCACGCCCCGGACGGCACGACCCAGGCGATCTATCGCGAGCTGCTCGACGAGCTGGCCACACAGGATGGCGTGCGGACACGCGTCGTGATCGACATCATCTCGGGGACGTCCGCCGGCGGGATCAACGGCGTCAGTCTGGCGCGGGCGCTCGCCCAGGATGGCGAGCTCACGCCGGTCCGGGACCTGTGGCTCGAGCATGCCGACATCACGAAGCTCCTGCGCGAGGAGTACCGCCGGCTTGCGGCAGACGTCTTGCCGACGATCGGAGACGTCGTGCCCAGCGTCGCGAAACTGCGCCTCCCCGGGGTCGAGACGAAGTCGAAAAACGTCCTGGAGAAGGGGCGTCACGCGCTCCGCGCAGCATTTGCCTTTCGGCGCGACGTCGCCGGCGCGGCCAAGGCCGGGTCCGTGTTGCACGGCGATCAGCTCTCATATCTCATCGCCGACGGGCTTCGAGGCATATCCCGCGACGGGGCCGGTACGACGCTCATGCCGCCCGGTCACCAGCTCGACCTGTTCGTGACGATGACCGATCGTTTCGGGTACGCCCAGCACGTCCCGCTCGGCAACCAGTACGTCACGGAGATGGCGAACCGCCACTTCAACACCTTCACTCGCAACGAGGAGCGCAACGACTTCGCGGCCGACGCCGTCGACATGCTCGGGTTTTCGGGCCGCGCAACGTCGTCCTTCCCCGGCGCGTTCGAGCCGATCAGCATGGATGCGTTCGCGGATGACGTGGGCAATGCGCCCGCACCTTCGGGGCGCGGTATCTCGTGGCCGCCCACGCAGGTCGAGTACTTCTATCGCGTGTATGCGTTGCGTCTTGCCGAGAGCATGACGCCGCCCGGATCGGACGAAGAGAAGGAGATCCGGCGGCGGACGTTCGTCGACGGCGGTGTGCTCGACAACTATCCGTTCGACCACGCGATCGACGAGATCCGCCGGCGGCCGGCCGGCCGCCAGACGCGGCGATGGCTGCTCTACCTCGAGCCCGATCCGATGCGCCGACCCGATGACGAGCTCCACGTCGAGGTGGAGCATCCGTCGATTCGGACGATGCTCTCGGCCCTCAAGGCCGCCGGAAGCGACATTCCTCTGCAGGAGCCGATCCGCGACCAGGTCACACGGCTGGAGAGCATGAACGACGCGGCCAGGCGGCTGCAGGATGCGATCGCGTCGACTCCGCTCCCGAGCGGCCCGGCGGACACGCAGACGCCCGCCTACGTGGCCTACATGAGCTGGCGGCTCGAGACCGTCAAGGAGGGGCTCACGGATGCAATTTGCCGTGTGCGGTTCTTCCCGTCGGAGACGAACCAGGCGACCGCCGTGAGCGTCGTCGTCGACCGTTGGGTGCGTGCCCGCTACCCCCTCTCGGTCGGTCGCCGCGGCGGGCTCAACCCGGCTGCCGTCGACTTCCTCACCGCACTCGACATCGGGCGGGAGCGACGGAGGTTGCGGTTCCTGGTCGACGCCGTGATCGAGCTCTACCCGCCGCAGGGGGAGGAGGCGTCGGCGGGGGCGCCGCCTCGACAGGAGCTCGACGCGGCCAAGCGTCTCCTCTACGGCGGCATTCGGGAGCTCGACCTCACGCTTGACGCGGCGAGTCGCGATGCTGCGATCCAACAACGGCTCGAGGAGCTCTTTCCCGACTCGATCTCGCGCGATCTCCTCGGCCCCGCGGACGACGCCCAGGGGATCGGGACCATCACGCCCTCGACGAGGGACGCGCTCGTGAACGGGCCGGAGCTCGCGGAGGCGCTCGAGCTGGTGAGGACTCGGCTTGCAGATGGCTTGGGCGGCCGAACCTTCGAAGCCCATGCCCGTGACGTCTTCGAGCGGTTGATCGACATGGCCGGCGGCTGGGGCAACGCCGTCATCGCCGACCTCACGGCCAGGTTCGAGTGGTTCGACCAGTGGGACATGGCCCTCTATCCGGTCAGGGATGCGAACGGCGTCGGCGAGCAGGACATCGTCGGCATCGCACGCATCAGCCCGCGCGACGCGCGGCTGCTCGCGCCCCGAGGGTCGCAATCCGAGATCCGGAGCTTCTACGAGCGCAAGCTGAAGGGGACGGCCTTCGGCCACTTCGGCGCGTTCCTCGAGGCGGGCTGGCGGCAGAACGACTACCTGTGGGGCCGGTTGGACGCGGCGGAGCGACTCGTGCGCGTCGTGGTCAACGATCCCGAGAAGGAGGCGGATATCAGCCGGTACTGCAAGCGTCTGTTCGAGGCGATCGTGGCGGAGGAGGAGGGGCACCTCCCCGCCGCTGCGGACACCGTCCGGGACGTGCGCGGACGGATCGACCTGATGTAG
- a CDS encoding ABC transporter ATP-binding protein: MAAPQTSAISLRGVVKRFGPVTAVNGLDLEVPAGTCFGLLGPNGAGKSTTMRMLTGQARADEGEIRVMGHVLPAGSKQARIEMGVVPQLDNLDVELTTRQTLGVFARIYRVPGRERRAAVDRALQIANLTNRADTRVSELSGGMRRRLLIARGLIHEPRLVLLDEPTVGLDPQVRQELWGLIDRLRTSGVTVLMSTHYIEEAERLADTVAVMSHGRIVALGRPEEVVRAEAGEQALEVYGTPEHLESVVRQAEEAGWRTRRSGPAVVIVRAEQLDGEAPDGVRRPANLEDAFVMLTGEQIE; this comes from the coding sequence ATGGCGGCACCGCAGACGAGCGCGATCTCCCTGCGGGGCGTGGTCAAGCGGTTCGGTCCGGTGACGGCGGTGAACGGCCTCGACCTGGAGGTGCCGGCCGGGACCTGTTTCGGGCTGCTCGGGCCGAACGGCGCGGGCAAGTCGACCACGATGCGGATGCTGACCGGGCAGGCCCGCGCCGACGAGGGCGAGATCCGCGTGATGGGGCATGTGCTGCCGGCGGGGTCGAAGCAGGCGCGGATCGAGATGGGCGTCGTCCCCCAGCTGGACAACCTCGACGTCGAGCTGACCACCCGTCAGACGCTGGGCGTGTTCGCCCGGATCTACCGGGTGCCGGGCCGGGAGCGGCGCGCGGCCGTCGACCGCGCCCTCCAGATCGCGAATCTGACCAACCGCGCCGACACCCGCGTTTCCGAGCTCTCGGGCGGGATGCGGCGCCGGCTCCTGATCGCCCGCGGGCTGATCCACGAGCCGCGGCTCGTCCTGCTCGACGAGCCCACGGTCGGGCTCGACCCGCAGGTGCGGCAGGAGCTGTGGGGGCTGATCGACCGTCTGCGCACGTCCGGCGTGACGGTGCTGATGTCGACGCACTACATCGAGGAGGCCGAGCGCCTCGCCGATACGGTGGCCGTCATGTCGCACGGGCGCATCGTCGCGCTCGGCCGGCCCGAGGAGGTCGTCCGCGCCGAGGCCGGCGAGCAGGCGCTCGAGGTGTACGGGACGCCCGAGCACCTCGAGTCGGTCGTACGGCAGGCCGAGGAGGCCGGCTGGCGCACGCGCCGCAGCGGCCCCGCGGTCGTGATCGTACGGGCGGAGCAGCTCGACGGCGAGGCCCCCGACGGCGTGCGCCGCCCCGCCAATCTCGAGGACGCCTTCGTCATGCTGACCGGGGAGCAGATCGAGTGA
- a CDS encoding DUF72 domain-containing protein, translating into MATLIGCSGWSYAHWHDPVYGGAPASRWLGLYAERFPTVEVNASFYRLPTLRMAQLWAERAPDGFVFAVKMSRYVTHIRRLRDVAANVALLMRRIEPLATAGKLGPLLWQLPESFPRDDERLAAALRALPEGRNCFEFRHPSWFCPEVHAMLADAGAALVVGDHPTRPFQTLQPTADWMYVRFHYGARGRRGNYSETELREWAQRIRAWGRRGDVYVYFNNDWEGFAVRNAERLQALLA; encoded by the coding sequence GTGGCGACCCTGATCGGGTGCAGCGGCTGGAGCTACGCGCACTGGCACGATCCGGTCTACGGGGGCGCGCCGGCGAGCCGCTGGCTCGGCCTCTACGCCGAGCGCTTCCCGACGGTCGAGGTGAACGCGTCGTTCTACCGGCTGCCGACGCTGCGCATGGCGCAGCTCTGGGCGGAGCGCGCGCCGGACGGGTTCGTGTTCGCCGTCAAGATGAGCCGCTACGTCACCCACATCCGCCGCCTGCGCGACGTGGCGGCGAACGTCGCGCTGCTGATGCGCCGGATCGAGCCGCTGGCCACGGCGGGCAAGCTCGGGCCGCTCCTCTGGCAGCTGCCCGAGAGCTTCCCGCGCGACGACGAGCGACTGGCCGCGGCGCTGCGTGCGCTGCCCGAGGGCCGCAACTGCTTCGAGTTCCGCCACCCGTCGTGGTTCTGCCCCGAGGTGCACGCGATGCTGGCGGACGCCGGTGCGGCGCTCGTGGTCGGCGACCATCCGACGCGGCCCTTCCAGACGCTCCAGCCGACCGCGGACTGGATGTATGTGCGCTTCCACTACGGAGCGCGCGGGCGGCGCGGCAACTACTCCGAAACCGAGCTGCGCGAGTGGGCGCAGCGCATCCGCGCATGGGGCCGGCGGGGTGACGTGTACGTCTACTTCAACAACGACTGGGAGGGGTTTGCGGTGCGGAACGCGGAGCGGCTGCAGGCGCTCCTCGCCTAG
- a CDS encoding ABC transporter permease has translation MTAPAHRVRRLEPAALAGVMSRDIVLFGRYWKATTFSSVVQPTIYLLAFGLGFGSLVSHVEHVRYVEYVGTGVVATAVLFSSAFPGMFNTFIRWKFQRTYDAVLAAPVDVEELITAEVLWISVRAGVYGVAPLIVAMAFGLSPNVGMLLVPFAGFVTGFGFACFGVLVAAVAKTIDNFNYVTSAVLTPLFLVAGTFFPISTFPPVLRAIAELNPLYHCVQLVRDAALGLLSVDDLGHAAFLIAFALVMWRVAVWQMEKKLID, from the coding sequence GTGACTGCGCCCGCCCATCGCGTGCGCCGGCTCGAGCCGGCCGCCCTGGCCGGCGTCATGAGCCGCGACATCGTCCTCTTCGGCCGCTACTGGAAGGCGACCACCTTCTCGTCGGTGGTGCAGCCGACGATCTACCTGCTTGCGTTCGGGCTCGGGTTCGGCTCGCTCGTCTCGCATGTCGAGCACGTGCGCTACGTCGAGTACGTCGGCACGGGCGTCGTCGCGACGGCCGTGCTCTTCTCGTCCGCATTCCCCGGGATGTTCAACACCTTCATCCGCTGGAAGTTCCAGCGCACCTATGACGCCGTGCTGGCGGCGCCGGTCGACGTCGAGGAGCTGATCACCGCAGAGGTGCTCTGGATCTCGGTGCGCGCCGGCGTCTACGGCGTGGCGCCGCTGATCGTGGCGATGGCGTTCGGCCTCTCGCCCAACGTGGGGATGCTGCTCGTGCCGTTCGCCGGCTTCGTGACCGGATTCGGGTTCGCCTGCTTCGGCGTGCTGGTGGCCGCGGTGGCGAAGACGATCGACAACTTCAACTACGTGACGAGCGCCGTGCTGACGCCGCTCTTCCTGGTCGCGGGGACGTTCTTCCCCATCTCGACGTTCCCGCCCGTCCTGCGCGCGATCGCCGAGCTCAACCCGCTCTACCACTGCGTGCAGCTCGTGCGCGACGCCGCGCTCGGCCTGCTGAGCGTCGACGACCTCGGGCACGCGGCCTTCCTGATCGCCTTCGCCCTGGTGATGTGGCGCGTCGCCGTGTGGCAGATGGAGAAGAAGCTGATCGACTGA
- a CDS encoding ATP-binding cassette domain-containing protein produces MNDTANDPMASGGTDGPLLRLQRVSKNFGPVQALVDVDFDIRAGEVTALVGDNGAGKSVLIKCIAGIHSPDHGELVWEGRPVRIRTPRDAALLGIDTVYQDLALCNNLDIVQNMYLGRERMQGLVMDEEAMETEAGKTLASLAVTTVRSIRQPVASLSGGQRQSVAIAKAVLWNSKLVIMDEPTAALGVAQTRMVLDLVRRLADQGLAAMIVSHNMNDVFEVADTIAVLRLGRMVAVRPASELDPQIAVDLMTTGKSTRTPKAASSGEG; encoded by the coding sequence ATGAACGACACTGCGAACGATCCGATGGCGAGCGGCGGCACCGACGGGCCGCTGCTGCGCCTGCAGCGCGTCTCGAAGAACTTCGGCCCCGTGCAGGCCCTCGTCGACGTCGACTTCGACATCCGCGCCGGCGAGGTGACGGCGCTCGTCGGCGACAACGGCGCGGGCAAGTCGGTGCTGATCAAGTGCATCGCCGGCATCCACTCGCCCGACCACGGCGAGCTCGTGTGGGAGGGCCGGCCGGTACGGATCCGCACTCCGCGCGACGCCGCCCTGCTCGGCATCGACACCGTCTATCAGGACCTCGCGCTCTGCAACAACCTCGACATCGTCCAGAACATGTACCTGGGCCGCGAGCGGATGCAGGGGCTCGTGATGGACGAGGAGGCGATGGAGACCGAGGCGGGCAAGACGCTCGCGAGCCTCGCGGTGACGACTGTGCGGTCGATCCGCCAGCCGGTCGCGTCGCTTTCCGGCGGCCAGCGCCAGTCCGTCGCGATCGCCAAGGCCGTGCTGTGGAACTCCAAGCTCGTGATCATGGACGAGCCGACCGCCGCGCTCGGCGTCGCCCAGACGCGGATGGTGCTCGACCTCGTCCGCCGCCTGGCCGACCAGGGCCTCGCGGCCATGATCGTCTCGCACAACATGAACGACGTCTTCGAGGTCGCCGACACGATCGCGGTGCTCCGGCTCGGGCGGATGGTGGCGGTGCGGCCCGCATCCGAGCTCGACCCCCAGATCGCGGTCGACCTGATGACGACCGGCAAGTCGACCAGGACGCCGAAGGCGGCGTCCTCCGGGGAGGGCTGA
- a CDS encoding pilus assembly protein TadG-related protein yields MLLVLFLMSLLGVAAFVIDYGLWSVNRSQVQSAADAAALAGATGIPGGSGTSISYANSEYANNGKPADSHAVSSTSNLAPNDSVTVTASRSVNAGFAGIFGIHSVTVSGKARATIESFTQMNGIGVMPWGVLQGSYTPGQPYPIYTKDTANANNGAISLPYVNNANCPVPNGASIYSDEIAGSTAVCPVSVGETIPTKPGNNSGPTAQGLNQRITSWESLNQIVRFQADGTATLLDPNSPQLVIIPVLTNQSGQSAWPDGTSAPMTVVGFAWFVITSCGDPAHPTYCGNSDGKEVNGVFVTLDTSATMGTTGPYNPQSNTAFTVELTQ; encoded by the coding sequence GTGCTCCTCGTCCTGTTTCTCATGTCGCTCCTCGGCGTGGCCGCGTTCGTTATCGACTACGGCTTGTGGTCGGTGAACCGCTCCCAGGTTCAGAGCGCGGCCGACGCCGCGGCGCTGGCAGGCGCCACCGGGATCCCGGGCGGCTCGGGCACGTCGATCAGCTACGCCAACAGCGAGTACGCGAACAACGGCAAGCCCGCCGACTCGCACGCCGTGTCGTCGACGAGCAATCTGGCGCCGAACGACTCCGTCACGGTGACCGCGTCGCGCAGCGTGAACGCCGGCTTCGCGGGGATCTTCGGGATCCACTCGGTCACCGTGTCGGGGAAGGCGCGGGCGACGATCGAGTCGTTCACGCAGATGAACGGGATCGGCGTCATGCCGTGGGGCGTGCTTCAGGGCAGCTACACGCCCGGCCAGCCGTACCCGATCTACACCAAGGACACGGCCAACGCGAACAACGGCGCGATCAGCCTCCCCTACGTGAACAACGCCAACTGCCCGGTGCCAAACGGCGCCAGCATCTACTCGGACGAGATCGCCGGATCGACGGCGGTCTGCCCGGTCTCGGTCGGCGAGACGATCCCGACGAAGCCGGGCAACAACAGCGGCCCCACGGCCCAGGGCCTGAACCAGCGGATCACGAGCTGGGAGTCGCTGAACCAGATCGTCCGGTTCCAGGCCGACGGGACGGCGACGCTCCTCGACCCCAACAGTCCGCAGCTCGTGATCATCCCCGTCCTCACGAACCAGAGCGGCCAGAGCGCATGGCCCGATGGCACGAGCGCGCCGATGACCGTCGTCGGCTTCGCCTGGTTCGTGATCACGAGCTGCGGCGACCCCGCCCATCCCACGTACTGCGGAAACAGCGACGGCAAGGAGGTGAACGGCGTGTTCGTCACGCTCGACACCTCGGCCACCATGGGCACCACCGGCCCCTACAACCCACAGTCGAACACGGCGTTCACCGTCGAGCTGACGCAGTAG
- a CDS encoding VOC family protein, protein MFDHVTIRASDRGATERFYDTVLEPLRISKSHADTDGAMWEDLGMYAVDGTHPATRGLHIGFVAPSREHVGRFWEAGTGAGYRDDGAPGPRPEYGDDYYGGFLLDPDGNSAEAVHHDTLRSGGIIDHLWIRVADVAASRAFYATVAPHAGFELRLDTPERARFAGASGSFSVLAGARPTEHLHIAFPAPDNATVDRFHAAATGAGYRDHGAPGERLVYHEGYYGAFVLDPDGNNVEVVCHNDG, encoded by the coding sequence ATGTTCGACCACGTGACGATTCGCGCCTCTGACCGCGGCGCGACGGAGCGCTTCTACGACACCGTGCTCGAGCCGCTTCGGATCTCGAAGTCCCATGCGGACACCGACGGCGCCATGTGGGAGGACCTCGGCATGTACGCGGTCGACGGCACCCATCCCGCAACGCGCGGGCTGCACATCGGCTTCGTCGCCCCGAGCCGCGAGCATGTCGGCCGGTTCTGGGAGGCCGGAACCGGGGCCGGGTACCGGGACGACGGCGCGCCCGGTCCCCGCCCGGAATACGGCGACGACTACTACGGCGGGTTCCTGCTCGACCCCGACGGCAACAGCGCCGAGGCCGTCCACCACGACACGCTGCGCTCGGGCGGCATCATCGACCACCTGTGGATCCGGGTCGCCGACGTGGCCGCGTCCCGCGCCTTCTACGCGACGGTCGCGCCGCACGCCGGGTTCGAGCTGCGCCTGGACACGCCCGAGCGCGCGCGCTTCGCGGGCGCGTCCGGATCGTTCTCGGTGCTCGCCGGCGCGCGGCCGACGGAGCACCTGCACATCGCGTTCCCGGCCCCGGACAACGCGACCGTCGACCGCTTCCACGCCGCCGCCACCGGCGCGGGCTATCGCGACCACGGGGCGCCGGGCGAGCGCCTCGTCTACCACGAGGGCTACTACGGCGCGTTCGTCCTCGACCCCGACGGGAACAACGTCGAGGTCGTCTGCCACAACGACGGATAG
- a CDS encoding sigma-70 family RNA polymerase sigma factor, translating to MLDQDSRTGARLTSLYEAYAADAFRYALHLTGRREDAEDVVQHVFMQAHATLLGGRELVNPRAWLIKATKHRSLNLLRDRRDTPSAEVDAPVPFASGESEAEVLAEVRAALWSLPETQHHAFVLRHWSGLSQDEIAEVLATTPGAVESLLVRARATLVAERDDTDSECAGVRSRLARMLAPTPAHEAHLAGCRRCRTAQSRLLRASEFATAFALVPSPHVLGALASAIPGFGASGAAAGASATGAAVGTGSGGAAVSTVSAATKAGLLTKVAIAATTAAVAVTAVHPLRTAVTHALFHRNSAGAAAIAPKRAAAPPVSSHAAGTAGAAGTASRGGPPATKGSGAPAKGGPGTTPPGKGPGHPGRGGNGGAGGGNGNGNGAGNGNGSGAGNGNGQGSGATHGKSGAAPGRTKAPGGAATGKGATNANGSKANGGGDASKPPAKTKATATTDPGTGGTTTSPAGGGNGDGAANGNADGNGKGNGKA from the coding sequence GTGCTGGACCAGGACTCGCGGACAGGCGCGCGACTCACGTCGCTGTACGAGGCGTATGCCGCCGACGCGTTCCGCTACGCGCTGCACCTCACCGGGCGCCGCGAGGACGCCGAGGACGTCGTCCAGCACGTCTTCATGCAGGCACACGCGACGCTCCTGGGCGGGCGCGAGCTCGTGAACCCGCGGGCCTGGCTCATCAAGGCGACGAAGCATCGCTCGCTGAACCTGCTCCGCGACCGCCGCGACACGCCGTCGGCCGAGGTCGATGCGCCGGTGCCGTTCGCGTCCGGCGAGAGCGAGGCCGAGGTGCTCGCGGAGGTGCGGGCGGCGCTGTGGTCACTGCCCGAGACCCAGCACCACGCCTTCGTGCTGCGGCACTGGAGCGGCCTCTCCCAGGATGAGATCGCCGAGGTGCTTGCGACGACGCCCGGCGCCGTCGAGTCGCTCCTCGTGCGGGCCAGGGCGACCCTCGTCGCCGAGCGTGACGACACCGACTCCGAGTGCGCCGGCGTGCGCAGCCGGCTCGCCCGCATGCTCGCGCCGACGCCGGCGCACGAAGCGCACCTGGCCGGCTGCCGGCGCTGCCGCACGGCGCAGTCGCGGCTGCTGCGGGCGTCCGAGTTCGCCACGGCATTCGCGCTCGTGCCCAGCCCCCACGTCCTCGGCGCACTCGCCTCGGCGATCCCCGGGTTCGGCGCCTCGGGCGCGGCCGCCGGCGCGTCGGCGACCGGCGCTGCAGTCGGCACCGGAAGCGGCGGTGCGGCCGTCTCGACCGTGTCGGCCGCGACGAAGGCCGGGCTGCTCACCAAGGTCGCCATCGCTGCGACCACCGCTGCGGTGGCGGTGACGGCGGTGCACCCACTGCGCACCGCCGTCACCCATGCCCTCTTCCACCGCAACTCCGCCGGCGCGGCGGCGATCGCGCCGAAGCGCGCCGCGGCCCCTCCCGTGTCCTCGCACGCGGCCGGTACGGCCGGCGCGGCCGGGACGGCGTCGCGCGGCGGGCCGCCGGCCACGAAGGGGAGCGGCGCCCCGGCGAAGGGCGGGCCCGGAACGACGCCGCCCGGCAAGGGGCCGGGGCACCCGGGTCGTGGTGGGAACGGCGGCGCGGGCGGCGGGAACGGCAACGGCAACGGCGCCGGGAACGGCAACGGAAGTGGCGCGGGCAACGGGAACGGCCAGGGATCCGGCGCGACCCACGGCAAGTCGGGGGCCGCACCCGGCCGCACGAAGGCCCCGGGCGGCGCCGCGACGGGCAAGGGCGCGACGAACGCCAACGGCTCGAAGGCCAACGGTGGCGGCGACGCCTCCAAGCCTCCCGCCAAGACGAAGGCCACGGCGACGACCGACCCCGGCACCGGAGGCACGACCACGTCGCCCGCCGGCGGTGGCAACGGCGACGGCGCCGCGAACGGCAACGCCGACGGCAACGGCAAGGGGAACGGCAAGGCCTGA